A stretch of Hypomesus transpacificus isolate Combined female chromosome 7, fHypTra1, whole genome shotgun sequence DNA encodes these proteins:
- the nopchap1 gene encoding uncharacterized protein C12orf45 homolog, producing the protein MSQRNNPTTTKMELDFNIKKSESQDLLSYGNGRGLHDKLLLKSSKIGTTLQTERIPRSSVLDRLQSFLPQMAQANEKLKRAMELCPPGHFDIESVEENEKIIEMDVAVVELSGSDNDSEDSSQTGESDSDEESELTEESLKLPGNSQRNRKVYIQVLENQEDEVFMAI; encoded by the exons ATGTCGCAGCGAAATAATCCCACAACGACAAAAATGGAATTGGATTTTAATATTAAGAAATCTGAATCACAAGATTTGCTCTCTTATGGCAACGGCAGAG GTCTCCACGACAAGCTTCTTCTCAAATCTTCAAAGATTGGCACCACTTTGCAGACCGAGAGGATCCCAAGAAGTAGCG TGCTGGATAGGCTGCAGAGTTTCCTGCCGCAGATGGCCCAGGCCAATGAAAAGTTGAAAAGGGCAATGGAACTGTGTCCTCCTGGCCATTTTGACAtagagagtgtggaggagaaCGAGAAAATCATAGAAATG GATGTAGCAGTGGTAGAGCTGAGTGGTTCGGATAATGATTCTGAGGATTCCTCACAGACCGGCGAATCAGATTCTGATGAGGAGAGTGAGTTGACTGAAGAAAGCCTTAAACTGCCCGGCAACAGCCAGAGAAATAGAAAAGTCTACATCCAAGTGCTGGAGAATCAGGAGGATGAGGTCTTTATGGCCATTTAG